A genomic segment from Bacillus cereus G9842 encodes:
- the pcp gene encoding pyroglutamyl-peptidase I, with protein MKTVLLTGFDPFGGESINPAWEVAKSLHEKTIGEYTIISKQVPTVFHKSIKVLKEYIEELNPEMIICIGQAGGRPDITIERVAINVDDARIADNEGNQPIDVPVAEEGPAAYWSTLPMKAIVKRLQEEGIPAFVSQTAGTFVCNHLFYGLMHELEKRDKKIKGGFIHIPFLPEQASKYPGQPSMSLSTIRKGIELAVEVTTTVEVDIVEVGGATH; from the coding sequence ATGAAAACAGTATTATTAACAGGATTTGATCCGTTTGGCGGAGAAAGCATCAACCCAGCTTGGGAAGTAGCAAAAAGTTTGCATGAAAAAACAATTGGAGAGTACACGATTATTAGCAAACAAGTCCCAACGGTATTTCATAAATCAATAAAAGTATTAAAAGAATATATAGAAGAACTAAACCCTGAAATGATTATATGTATCGGACAAGCTGGGGGCAGACCAGATATTACGATAGAGCGTGTCGCAATTAACGTTGATGATGCAAGAATTGCTGACAATGAAGGGAATCAGCCCATAGATGTGCCAGTTGCAGAAGAAGGACCAGCTGCTTATTGGTCTACACTTCCGATGAAAGCAATCGTAAAAAGACTGCAAGAAGAAGGTATACCAGCTTTCGTTTCACAAACAGCAGGTACATTCGTTTGTAATCATTTATTCTACGGTCTCATGCATGAACTAGAGAAGCGTGATAAGAAAATAAAAGGCGGATTTATTCATATTCCGTTCTTACCAGAACAAGCGAGTAAATATCCAGGGCAACCGAGTATGTCACTTTCTACTATTCGTAAAGGGATCGAATTGGCAGTTGAGGTAACGACAACAGTTGAAGTAGATATTGTAGAGGTTGGGGGTGCGACGCATTAA
- the lepB gene encoding signal peptidase I: MKKEIKRGWGKYILFILVMVIGYHSFTLCKVEGESMQPTLYEADYVFVNKAVVRLSNLQRGEIVIIKEADESKYYVKRVIGLPGDVINITNGKVYVNDKKQEEPYTNKDLFNNTQVFYNFQKTKIPPNKLFVMGDNREVSRDSRNGLGYIEEDNIIGKVEFVYYPFSKMKMIE; this comes from the coding sequence ATGAAAAAGGAAATTAAGAGAGGCTGGGGAAAGTACATACTATTTATATTGGTGATGGTAATAGGCTACCATTCTTTTACTTTATGTAAAGTGGAAGGGGAATCGATGCAGCCGACTTTATATGAAGCAGATTACGTATTTGTAAATAAAGCAGTAGTACGTCTTTCTAATTTACAACGCGGAGAAATTGTTATTATAAAGGAAGCGGATGAATCGAAATATTATGTGAAACGTGTAATAGGGCTTCCGGGTGATGTAATTAACATAACGAACGGAAAGGTATATGTGAACGATAAAAAGCAAGAAGAACCATATACGAACAAAGATTTATTTAACAACACACAAGTGTTTTATAACTTTCAAAAGACAAAAATTCCGCCAAATAAGTTATTTGTAATGGGAGATAACCGCGAAGTAAGTAGAGATAGTCGAAATGGCTTAGGATATATTGAAGAAGATAACATAATTGGCAAGGTGGAATTCGTATATTATCCTTTTTCAAAAATGAAAATGATAGAATAA
- a CDS encoding cephalosporin hydroxylase family protein: MDNISNEFLNQYYNSLVWLNDTHWFGVPICKLPSDLFLYQEIIYELKPDLIIECGTFHGGSALYLASMLDLIGKGHVLTIDITPQPNRPSHNRITYLTASSVSVQAVQTIVSMRKPDDVVLVILDSDHSKEHVSKELLLYKSIVTTGSYMIVEDTSINGNPLLPDWGPGPMEAVDEFLTKNNNFIIDESKHKFFISFNPKGFLKKIK; encoded by the coding sequence ATCGATAATATAAGCAATGAATTTCTAAACCAATATTACAACAGCCTCGTGTGGTTAAACGATACACACTGGTTCGGAGTTCCAATCTGTAAACTTCCCTCTGACCTCTTTTTGTATCAAGAAATTATTTATGAATTAAAGCCCGATTTAATTATTGAATGCGGGACTTTTCACGGTGGTAGTGCACTGTATTTAGCTTCTATGTTAGATTTAATTGGAAAAGGTCACGTACTTACTATCGATATAACTCCGCAGCCAAATCGGCCATCACATAATCGGATTACGTATTTAACAGCCTCTTCTGTTTCTGTGCAGGCCGTCCAAACAATAGTAAGCATGCGCAAACCTGATGATGTGGTTTTAGTTATTTTAGATTCTGATCATAGTAAAGAGCATGTATCCAAAGAACTATTACTATATAAATCTATCGTCACTACTGGCAGTTATATGATTGTAGAAGATACCTCCATTAATGGAAATCCGCTTCTTCCCGATTGGGGTCCTGGTCCGATGGAGGCTGTGGATGAGTTTTTAACTAAAAATAATAACTTCATAATCGACGAGTCTAAACATAAATTTTTCATATCATTTAATCCAAAAGGTTTTTTAAAGAAAATAAAGTGA
- a CDS encoding peptidoglycan D,D-transpeptidase FtsI family protein, translating to MRQKKEQKKQSKKKKTHIPFRLNVLFFIVFLLFSAIIIQLGKVQIIDGETYRNEVNKKEDVTVSTPVPRGKMFDRQGHVIVNNKPLRTVTYTKMRGVDSKEVLQVARDLAKLIEMSQEDMDKLTETDKKDFWMQLNEKRAAAKVTKEDESKFRKQEIEGKELDKKVEELRRERITQEELNELSKEDIEVLVIKSKMNAGYKMTPQIVKKDVSQNEYAVVSERLASLPGVDTTVDWEREYPNDKILRSILGSVSNENEGLPREQLDYYLVRDYNRNDRIGKSYIEKQYEDALHGTKEQSKNIMDKAGKIVRTEKVTEGKSGNNLMLTVDMDLQKKVEGSLEKNLRAFHAAEPMMDRAFVVMMNPKNGQILSMAGKKIVNKDGGMQIEDYALGTMTSSYELGSTVKGATLLAGYQTEAIKPYTHFFDAPMYFKGSSKPKKSWKEFGDIDDLRALQVSSNVYMFNTALKMAGINYVPNNPLDIKQETFNKMRYYFRQFGLGVSTGIDLPNEAIGQVGRTDNIPGFLLDYAIGQYDTYTPLQLAQYISTIANGGYRMKPQIVQEVREQPNRPEDVGKVVRSIEPVVLNRVDMDTSYINHVKEGFRRVFQEADGTGTGTFKGLPYKPAGKTGTAETVYGGESDIGRDENNNRKKCYNLTLAGYAPYDADPEVAFSVVVPWVNDDKSGINSAIGKEILDAYFELKTNRSNTNSIPVEQPNKAQ from the coding sequence ATGAGACAGAAAAAGGAGCAGAAGAAACAATCGAAAAAGAAAAAGACTCATATTCCTTTTCGGTTAAATGTACTATTTTTTATTGTCTTTCTTTTATTTTCAGCTATTATAATTCAATTAGGTAAAGTACAAATCATTGATGGAGAAACGTATAGAAATGAAGTAAACAAAAAGGAAGATGTAACGGTAAGCACTCCCGTTCCTAGAGGGAAAATGTTTGATCGGCAAGGTCACGTTATTGTAAATAATAAACCATTGCGAACCGTTACATATACGAAAATGAGAGGAGTAGACTCGAAAGAAGTTTTACAAGTAGCAAGAGATTTAGCCAAGCTGATTGAAATGTCGCAAGAGGACATGGATAAGTTAACAGAGACAGATAAGAAAGATTTTTGGATGCAGTTAAATGAAAAGCGGGCAGCAGCGAAAGTAACGAAAGAAGATGAGAGTAAATTTAGAAAGCAAGAAATAGAAGGAAAAGAATTAGATAAAAAAGTAGAAGAACTGCGCCGGGAAAGAATTACACAAGAAGAATTAAATGAGCTTTCAAAGGAAGATATAGAAGTATTAGTAATTAAAAGCAAAATGAATGCAGGATATAAAATGACACCGCAAATCGTTAAAAAAGATGTAAGTCAAAATGAATATGCTGTCGTTAGTGAAAGATTGGCAAGTTTACCGGGGGTAGATACGACAGTAGATTGGGAACGAGAATACCCAAATGATAAAATACTGCGCTCTATACTAGGTAGCGTTTCTAATGAAAATGAAGGGTTGCCAAGAGAACAATTAGATTATTATTTAGTTCGTGATTATAATCGAAACGATCGTATTGGTAAAAGTTACATTGAAAAACAATACGAAGATGCACTACATGGAACGAAAGAACAGTCTAAAAATATTATGGATAAAGCAGGGAAAATTGTTCGAACAGAAAAAGTGACCGAAGGAAAAAGTGGAAATAACTTAATGTTAACAGTCGATATGGATTTACAGAAAAAAGTAGAGGGAAGCCTTGAAAAGAATTTACGAGCTTTTCATGCTGCAGAGCCGATGATGGATCGTGCGTTCGTAGTAATGATGAATCCGAAAAACGGTCAAATTTTATCAATGGCAGGAAAGAAAATTGTAAATAAAGATGGCGGTATGCAAATAGAAGATTATGCATTAGGAACGATGACAAGTTCTTATGAGTTAGGATCAACTGTAAAAGGTGCTACTTTATTAGCTGGATATCAAACAGAAGCGATTAAGCCATATACACATTTCTTTGATGCACCAATGTATTTTAAAGGAAGTTCTAAGCCGAAGAAATCGTGGAAAGAATTTGGGGATATTGATGATTTAAGAGCTTTACAAGTTTCATCGAACGTTTATATGTTTAATACAGCTTTAAAAATGGCAGGCATTAATTATGTCCCAAATAATCCATTAGATATTAAACAAGAAACATTTAATAAAATGCGCTACTATTTTAGACAATTTGGCCTAGGTGTGTCGACTGGTATTGATCTGCCAAATGAAGCAATCGGTCAAGTAGGTAGAACTGATAACATACCCGGATTTTTACTTGATTACGCGATTGGACAGTATGATACATACACGCCTCTTCAGCTTGCGCAATATATTTCCACAATTGCAAATGGCGGTTACCGAATGAAACCACAAATTGTACAAGAAGTTAGAGAGCAACCGAATAGACCAGAGGATGTAGGAAAAGTCGTTCGGTCGATTGAACCAGTTGTATTAAATCGAGTGGATATGGACACTTCGTACATTAATCATGTAAAAGAAGGGTTTAGAAGAGTTTTTCAAGAAGCTGACGGAACAGGTACCGGAACGTTTAAAGGTTTACCATATAAACCAGCGGGAAAAACAGGAACAGCTGAGACAGTATATGGTGGAGAAAGTGATATTGGAAGAGATGAGAATAACAACCGAAAAAAATGTTATAATTTAACTCTTGCCGGTTATGCACCATATGATGCTGATCCGGAAGTAGCTTTTTCAGTTGTTGTACCATGGGTGAATGATGATAAATCAGGAATTAATTCTGCGATTGGTAAAGAGATTTTGGATGCGTATTTTGAATTAAAAACAAATAGATCAAATACAAATTCAATTCCAGTAGAACAACCGAACAAGGCACAGTAA
- a CDS encoding class I SAM-dependent methyltransferase yields MKRDPLFLTLLESANTNFSGWDFSFISETGRMKSEPLSWSYGSTAFQLMQRAESMLDMGTGGGEFLSMLQPFPSTTFATEGYAPNVPIAQKKLEPLGVTVVAVSDDTALPFQNEQFDFILNQHESYSASEVNRILSPNGTFLTQQVGGLDCVELNEQLGTPLNSEFANWSLETACSELNQNGFTILEAKEEFPFQRFYDIGAIIYYLKAIPWQIPDFTVEKYFEELYRIHEIILQKGYLDVNQHRFIIKAIRS; encoded by the coding sequence ATGAAACGTGATCCATTATTTTTAACTTTATTAGAAAGTGCAAATACAAACTTTAGTGGCTGGGATTTTTCTTTCATTTCAGAAACGGGTCGAATGAAGAGCGAGCCATTATCGTGGTCGTACGGCAGTACTGCTTTTCAGCTTATGCAACGTGCAGAATCAATGCTCGATATGGGTACTGGTGGCGGAGAGTTTTTATCTATGTTACAACCGTTCCCGTCAACTACATTCGCTACTGAGGGCTACGCTCCAAACGTGCCAATTGCTCAGAAGAAATTAGAACCTTTAGGGGTTACAGTTGTGGCAGTAAGTGATGATACTGCTTTACCATTTCAAAATGAACAGTTTGATTTCATTCTGAATCAACATGAATCCTATTCTGCTTCTGAGGTAAATAGAATACTTTCTCCTAATGGAACATTTCTTACACAACAAGTTGGCGGTCTTGATTGCGTTGAACTTAATGAACAATTGGGTACGCCTCTAAATAGTGAGTTTGCAAATTGGTCTCTCGAAACTGCATGCAGTGAGTTAAACCAAAATGGATTTACTATTTTAGAAGCAAAAGAAGAATTCCCTTTCCAACGTTTTTATGATATTGGCGCTATCATCTATTATTTAAAAGCAATTCCGTGGCAAATTCCTGATTTTACTGTCGAAAAGTACTTTGAGGAGTTATATCGTATACATGAGATTATTTTGCAAAAAGGATATTTAGATGTGAATCAACATCGATTTATAATTAAGGCGATTCGTAGCTAA
- a CDS encoding DUF969 domain-containing protein, with amino-acid sequence MIKLIGILLVAVGFLFRLNTLLVVMVAGIVTGMVSGLSFYDVISMFGKFFIENRYMSMPIILTLPVIGILERYGLKERAEALITKSKGATTGRVLMSYFTIRESSAALGLNIGGHAQTVRPLVAPMAEGAAQGKYGKLPEKLREKIKANAAAAENTAWFFGEDIFIATGAILLMKGFFDSVGMHVGVWDMALWGIPTAISALIVSWIRFRRFDKYIEKTMKAEGKEEKEAI; translated from the coding sequence ATGATTAAATTAATCGGAATACTACTTGTTGCAGTGGGCTTTTTATTTAGATTAAATACACTTTTAGTAGTTATGGTTGCAGGTATTGTTACGGGGATGGTTTCAGGATTAAGTTTTTATGATGTGATCAGCATGTTCGGTAAATTTTTCATAGAAAATAGATATATGTCTATGCCAATTATATTAACTTTACCGGTAATCGGAATTTTAGAGCGTTACGGTTTAAAAGAAAGAGCAGAAGCACTTATAACGAAATCAAAAGGAGCAACAACTGGAAGAGTATTAATGTCATATTTTACGATAAGAGAATCGTCAGCAGCACTAGGGCTTAATATTGGTGGGCATGCACAAACGGTAAGACCGCTCGTTGCACCGATGGCAGAAGGGGCCGCGCAAGGTAAATACGGTAAACTTCCTGAAAAATTAAGAGAAAAGATTAAAGCAAACGCAGCTGCTGCGGAAAATACAGCTTGGTTTTTCGGAGAAGATATTTTCATCGCAACTGGTGCTATTTTATTAATGAAAGGGTTCTTCGATTCAGTAGGTATGCATGTGGGTGTATGGGATATGGCACTTTGGGGCATTCCAACTGCAATATCTGCACTTATTGTAAGCTGGATTAGATTTAGAAGGTTTGATAAATATATAGAGAAAACAATGAAGGCAGAAGGAAAAGAAGAGAAGGAGGCAATCTAA
- the pxpA gene encoding 5-oxoprolinase subunit PxpA, translating to MTTIDLNCDLGESFGAYKMGNDDEILPFVSSINVACGFHAGDPSVMRQTVEKALEHNVAIGAHPGFPDLIGFGRRNMNVSASEVYDYVLYQIGALDAFVKAAGGKMQHVKPHGALYNMAATDSKIADAIAKAIYHMNPSLSLYGLANSEAFIQAAEKYNVTLVQEAFADRTYKQDGTLTSRTEENALIKNEDEAIKQVLQMVKEGYVNSVNGEEVAVQAQTICLHGDGEKAVQFAGKIYRIFERNGISICAPK from the coding sequence GTGACTACAATCGATTTAAACTGTGATTTAGGAGAAAGTTTTGGAGCTTATAAAATGGGGAATGATGATGAAATTCTTCCGTTCGTTTCCTCTATAAACGTTGCTTGCGGTTTTCATGCGGGTGATCCGTCTGTTATGCGGCAAACTGTTGAAAAAGCTTTGGAGCATAACGTAGCGATAGGGGCGCATCCTGGATTTCCTGATTTAATTGGATTCGGTAGAAGAAACATGAATGTTTCAGCAAGTGAAGTATACGATTATGTTTTATATCAAATCGGCGCATTAGACGCATTTGTAAAAGCGGCAGGCGGGAAAATGCAGCATGTAAAGCCGCATGGTGCCTTATATAATATGGCGGCAACGGATTCGAAAATTGCAGATGCAATCGCTAAGGCAATTTATCATATGAATCCGAGTCTATCGCTTTACGGATTAGCAAATAGCGAGGCGTTTATACAGGCTGCAGAAAAATACAATGTAACTCTCGTACAAGAAGCGTTTGCGGATCGTACATATAAGCAAGATGGAACGTTAACGAGCCGTACAGAAGAAAATGCACTTATAAAAAATGAAGACGAAGCGATAAAGCAAGTGCTTCAAATGGTGAAAGAAGGCTATGTAAATTCGGTCAATGGAGAGGAAGTAGCAGTTCAGGCGCAGACGATTTGTTTACACGGTGATGGAGAAAAAGCAGTACAATTTGCGGGAAAAATATACAGAATATTCGAACGTAATGGTATTTCTATTTGTGCACCGAAATAA
- a CDS encoding acyl-ACP desaturase: MLTNDLDFRLEPRLKELYEQHKIRAQKIDWAYHEFLPWDKGMDFKRVPWDESQVTLPSGVITAIETALLTEVNLPWFTTYLSATFKGSLSVITDFIHTWTSEEDQHSNLLETYLLLTRSVNPKRIHELRKSVVECGFEPDFHTPIEAMTYTTLQELATMVFYNNVAKVASKHDPDLATLLRRLAKDETLHYAFYRNVIRTHLELEPNYCYHIANVIRNFKMPGAVMPDFENRMAVIAKEANYGPLQYFDQVLDVVVEYWGLKDLRPIAPLAEKARIEILEYHIRLKKIRDRFGRFQGEIDLR, translated from the coding sequence ATGTTAACAAATGATTTAGATTTTCGATTAGAACCACGTTTAAAAGAACTGTATGAACAACATAAAATAAGAGCGCAGAAGATAGACTGGGCTTATCATGAGTTTTTACCATGGGATAAGGGAATGGACTTTAAAAGAGTTCCTTGGGATGAAAGTCAAGTTACTCTCCCTTCTGGTGTAATTACGGCCATTGAAACAGCTTTATTAACAGAAGTGAATTTACCATGGTTTACAACGTATTTATCTGCGACTTTTAAAGGTTCCCTTTCTGTTATTACAGACTTTATTCATACTTGGACCTCAGAAGAGGATCAACATTCGAATTTATTAGAGACATATTTACTACTCACTCGAAGTGTAAACCCTAAACGTATACATGAATTAAGAAAATCAGTCGTTGAGTGTGGATTTGAGCCTGATTTTCATACACCAATCGAAGCCATGACATATACGACGCTACAAGAACTTGCAACAATGGTGTTTTACAATAATGTAGCTAAGGTGGCAAGTAAGCATGATCCAGATCTTGCTACATTATTACGCCGTCTTGCAAAAGATGAAACACTTCATTATGCGTTTTATCGAAACGTTATTCGAACACATTTAGAATTGGAACCAAATTATTGCTACCATATTGCCAATGTGATTAGGAATTTTAAAATGCCAGGTGCCGTCATGCCTGATTTTGAAAATAGAATGGCTGTGATTGCAAAAGAAGCAAACTATGGCCCACTACAATATTTTGATCAAGTACTTGATGTAGTGGTTGAGTATTGGGGGTTAAAAGATTTACGACCAATTGCCCCTCTAGCAGAAAAAGCAAGAATTGAGATTTTGGAGTATCATATAAGATTGAAAAAAATACGGGATCGATTTGGCCGTTTTCAAGGGGAAATTGATCTACGTTAA
- a CDS encoding NAD-dependent protein deacylase translates to MIFVQQFEEVRSILEKAKKITVLTGAGASTESGIPDFRSANGLYADANVEMYLSRGYYNRNPKEFWKHYKEIFQINTFHQYKPNRGHCFLAELEEQGKDITILTQNIDGLHQLGGSKHVIDLHGTLQTAHCPKCKAGYDLQYMIDHEVPRCEKCNFILNPDVVLYGDTLPQYQNAIKRLYETDVLIVMGTSLKVQPVASFPEIAKREVGATTILVNEELTEQEYNFDYVFQNKIGEFVEGLSSMK, encoded by the coding sequence GTGATTTTTGTGCAACAATTTGAAGAAGTACGTTCAATTTTAGAAAAAGCGAAGAAAATTACAGTGTTAACAGGTGCAGGAGCAAGTACGGAAAGCGGTATTCCAGATTTCCGCTCAGCAAATGGATTGTATGCTGATGCGAATGTGGAGATGTATTTATCAAGGGGATATTATAATAGAAATCCGAAAGAATTTTGGAAGCATTATAAAGAAATATTTCAAATTAATACGTTTCATCAATATAAACCAAATCGTGGCCATTGCTTTTTAGCTGAATTAGAAGAACAAGGGAAAGATATTACGATTTTAACGCAAAATATTGACGGTTTACATCAATTAGGCGGTAGTAAGCATGTCATTGATTTACATGGAACACTTCAAACAGCACATTGTCCGAAGTGTAAAGCGGGATATGATTTGCAGTATATGATTGATCATGAAGTGCCTCGCTGCGAGAAGTGTAATTTCATTTTAAATCCAGATGTTGTTTTATACGGAGATACATTGCCGCAATATCAAAATGCGATAAAACGTTTATATGAAACAGATGTGCTTATTGTTATGGGAACGTCATTAAAAGTACAACCCGTCGCTTCATTCCCGGAAATCGCAAAAAGAGAAGTAGGGGCAACAACTATTTTAGTAAATGAAGAGTTAACAGAACAGGAATATAACTTTGATTATGTTTTTCAAAATAAAATTGGTGAATTTGTTGAAGGATTATCTTCAATGAAATAA
- a CDS encoding CarD family transcriptional regulator, translating into MFQIGDNIVYPMHGAGIIEAIEEKEFSGEKQQYYVIKMSISNMQVMIPTGKILNSNIRPVTDILALKHIIHIFQHEKSCKLLPWKQRHKVNTDKIKTGEIQEGAEVVRDLMRMKKEKTLNTSEKKLLDDAYKFLVSELELIKGITENQIKSFC; encoded by the coding sequence ATGTTTCAAATTGGCGATAACATTGTTTATCCAATGCACGGAGCAGGTATAATTGAAGCCATAGAAGAAAAAGAATTCTCAGGGGAAAAACAACAGTATTATGTCATCAAAATGTCAATCAGTAATATGCAAGTCATGATTCCTACGGGTAAAATATTGAATTCGAATATACGCCCAGTTACTGATATACTTGCATTAAAACACATTATACACATTTTTCAGCATGAAAAATCATGTAAATTACTGCCGTGGAAACAAAGGCATAAAGTGAACACGGACAAAATAAAAACGGGTGAAATACAAGAAGGTGCTGAAGTTGTACGCGATTTAATGCGTATGAAGAAAGAAAAAACACTGAATACAAGTGAAAAAAAATTGTTGGATGATGCATATAAGTTTTTGGTCAGTGAACTAGAATTAATTAAAGGAATCACTGAAAATCAAATAAAAAGTTTCTGTTAA
- a CDS encoding DUF979 domain-containing protein, with protein MNIITMDTIYYVLGIIVAFIAVRIAFDREHPNRFGSSLFWALFAVTFLFGNVIPSFYVGCIVLAMVVLASLNKVTKSEEKEVTVQERVKHAEKLKNKIFMPALLIPIFTIIGTLTLGKIKWGNVSLVDPDKVTLVALALGALLAFVAAMRITKSKITTPVQEGSRLLQAVGWAVILPQMLAALGGIFAKSGVGQVVSDLVGQVLPTEYPFVAVMAYCLGMMLFTVVMGNAFAAFAVITGGIGLPLIVQMHGGNPAIMAALGMFAGYCGTLLTPMAANFNIVPAMLLELKDKNAVIKAQVPIALSIFIINMFIMYGLVYRF; from the coding sequence ATGAACATCATCACAATGGATACAATCTATTATGTATTAGGGATAATCGTTGCTTTTATCGCTGTTCGTATCGCATTCGATCGTGAACATCCCAACAGATTCGGTTCTAGTTTATTTTGGGCATTGTTTGCAGTTACATTTTTATTCGGAAATGTAATTCCTTCGTTTTACGTTGGCTGTATCGTGCTCGCTATGGTCGTTTTAGCCTCGCTAAATAAAGTAACAAAATCAGAGGAAAAAGAAGTTACAGTACAAGAGCGTGTAAAACATGCTGAGAAATTAAAAAATAAAATTTTTATGCCTGCACTATTAATTCCTATTTTTACAATTATCGGTACGTTGACCTTAGGGAAAATTAAATGGGGAAATGTCTCTCTTGTTGATCCAGATAAAGTAACATTAGTTGCATTAGCGCTTGGTGCATTACTCGCATTCGTTGCGGCGATGCGTATTACAAAATCAAAAATAACAACGCCTGTACAAGAAGGAAGCAGACTATTACAAGCTGTCGGCTGGGCTGTAATTTTACCACAAATGTTAGCAGCACTTGGCGGTATATTCGCGAAGTCTGGCGTTGGACAAGTTGTTTCAGATTTAGTCGGACAAGTGTTACCGACAGAGTATCCGTTCGTTGCTGTTATGGCGTATTGTTTAGGAATGATGCTTTTCACAGTCGTAATGGGAAATGCATTCGCAGCGTTTGCCGTTATTACTGGCGGAATTGGTTTACCTTTAATTGTTCAAATGCACGGTGGGAATCCAGCAATTATGGCAGCACTCGGTATGTTTGCTGGATATTGCGGAACGCTACTTACGCCAATGGCAGCAAACTTTAATATCGTTCCGGCGATGCTTTTAGAACTAAAGGATAAAAATGCAGTTATTAAAGCACAAGTACCAATTGCTCTTTCAATCTTTATTATCAATATGTTTATTATGTACGGCCTTGTATATCGTTTCTAA
- a CDS encoding NUDIX hydrolase, translating into MYKYTICFIRKSDKILLLNRNKKPNMGMWNGVGGKIEDNETPYEGIIRETFEETGIELSSVMYKGTVGFKGKDEPQASEGMYVFVADLPDGMQMNTPFRTTEGLLEWKEIDWILDGDNRGVVSNLPKYLPTVLTEENKLKHIFTYDNRNIIHYTTACLTEDDANKRYEKQLISQ; encoded by the coding sequence ATGTACAAATACACAATTTGTTTTATTAGAAAAAGCGATAAAATACTGCTATTAAATAGAAATAAAAAGCCGAATATGGGGATGTGGAATGGTGTTGGAGGAAAAATAGAAGATAATGAAACGCCATACGAAGGAATAATTAGAGAAACGTTTGAGGAAACGGGTATAGAACTTTCAAGTGTAATGTATAAAGGGACTGTTGGTTTTAAAGGTAAAGATGAGCCCCAGGCTAGTGAAGGAATGTATGTGTTCGTTGCTGATTTGCCAGATGGAATGCAAATGAATACACCATTTCGTACGACTGAAGGATTATTAGAATGGAAAGAAATTGATTGGATATTAGATGGTGATAATAGAGGTGTTGTTAGCAATTTACCAAAATACTTACCGACAGTATTAACAGAAGAAAATAAGTTAAAACATATATTCACGTATGATAACCGGAATATTATTCATTACACAACTGCATGTTTGACAGAAGATGATGCGAATAAGCGATATGAAAAACAACTCATTTCTCAATAG